The DNA segment CACTCAATAAAGCATATTTCACTTACACGAATTCTCAAAACTTTTACTAGTATCAAATTTCGCCCATTCAACTAAGAATTTGCTATGACTGATGAAAACTTCCATAAACACTTGAAAAAATCTGCAACTGTAATGATCGATTGCTGAGAAGAGAACAGTTTTGAGCGGTAAGCTTTTGACAGCTTCTTTTTATTCTACAAGCTATGACTGAACATCCTGATATTGACTAAAAATATTCTATAGTGATAGTAATGTATCCGTTTCTTTAATGGAAGTGATCTAAATACTTGAACTTGGAAGCTATTTcggtttttttaatttcttgaaaACTTACCTCCAATAATCTCAGAAAATTCTTTTTTCAGACAAAGATCTCCTCTCTCAAGAAATACAATGAGTAATACCCATTCTGCAATTTGACTAGTGTGAGTCTTCCATGcatgattaaatttgaaaaaatcttccTCGGGAAATGCtttctttatattttcaaagCTTTTTTGAATTAGTGGAAGGTTTTCACGAGCTCTCGCACAATATAAAGGAACtgaaacataataaacattaactTTCAAAGTGTGgtacaaaataatcatactttgaatttgaataaaaatatatcaacatttttctcagtttttgaGAATTATGGGACTGGAGgagtttttctctctctcaggCTAAATTGCCGCCCTCGGGCAGAGAGTAAGCTTTATTAATAGATGCGAAATAACGGTACAGTATTTCTTTGactccaaaatatgtttttctgaCATTTTCCTTGCCAATTTAGATAAAACCATGTCTTATCAGAGTGAAGAATATGACCAAACATCAAAAATCTACAACGATTTAAACGTGAAAACCATCAAAAGTATTTGTACTTGAAGTTTTTCAAGTTCTTAAGTTCAACTGCTAACATTGTTACATGCTAAGCATAACAGAAACATAATCTGTTTCCGACACTAGCATTGCAATCTTCAGTAAATCAAATTTCACATTGCAATATGTTTTAGTATTTACGATTTCGTCTTCCCATGGGGGAGACCCCTTATATTAAGTACAGCATTAATACAACTAATAAGAGTGATATTTTCACATTCCACAGTTGTAAATTgtaattgaaatgatttttaaatatataataaaattaaaagatAACATACTATTTTTCAGTCCTTCTCCACTGTAAATTTCATTCATACTATTGGACATTGAAGCTGTATATACTTCCAGTAGTTTCACTTCGCTTTTGATATTCTGAAAAATACGGTTTCTTGTTAGGAAGCAGTTTTAAAAAACTACAGGTTTGTAGTAATATCAATTGCagttatttatatatttctgtaCTGAGATCAATAGTGCATTCAACaacaattacaaattatgaaaattatttatcaaaataatatatgttCTAAGCAAGCAATGTTACAAGAGGTCTGTTAATTTTACAGTAGAAATAATCGACCTATCGAGAAAACTAAATGCATTGAGGTGAATAAATTTGAGGAAACTGGTTCGGTAAGTGTTCAACATCTGTACGACAAAGGAGCTTAAGGTCTGCCAAGAACAAGTTTCTGCAGAAGAATCAGCGACAGTTGTCGCCCACAGCAAATTGGCTCTCTAACTTGAACATGCAATTACAGCCAATGATTATCGACTTCTTGCAGTAAAATATATGTTATGGAtgtgaataatgaaaataattgaaaaaataaaatgaataattaaaatagtgATTCTAACAAGACGGTGCAATGTGCCAGAAAGATCAATTGACATTCAGGATAAGCAATTTCCAGACATGGTTATTTCGCGCATAGACTATGATGTATACTGGTCACAAAAGTGACCAAAGTCACTACAGTATGTCTAAGTCACATTTCTATGTCGATAAGCCATAGACCATCGAAGCCCAAAAATTCAACATTACTCAATATTCATCAATGAGATTCATCACTCGATTTGTGCTCtagattaatttgaaaatggacTTCGCTCATATTCATGCTACCAGGCGAAGCTGAAGCTGTCATTCAAGTGCTATCAAATTCCTGGCATAATGTCAATGATAGACTTTAAAAATATATCTCTCGTCAATATAAGGCACACTgcttgtttttactttccttgccctattaccataggtaaggaaagtattgctttccgaaaaaattaaggtaccccagctgtcaccagctggctctaatctttgaatagtagatttgagatgcgcgggaacactaccgtagcgtcaggtgatcaattttcataacggcaaggatagttgtgtgagtgcgccacaccagatttttatgtaattggataaagataggaaGTACTTGATGAAAAATCCtatataataccatagagaaaagattgcATAATAAgaaatcccatggtataggtatccaaatatttgtattgtaataattgttttgatgaataaactttgatttgatttgataggtcgttcatgttccaaatttcaagcggATTTTTTTGTCAACTAAAGCCGaatactgtcgactactgtccatTGCACTGCTTTGCCGAGtgagtgtaaaggtgcgtacagactctcgctctgctccgcaaccgaacgtcactccagcagagcgattgatgatcgaccggggagcaagagtagttcgaccggggaacgcgagaagatctaacatcttccgtaacgttcatgatggatGCGTGGGCGgtccgactgtggttcgatggtggtacgaaggcggtacgagggaggagcgtgctcggtgcgggttggaagcacgaatatgtgtacgcagcttaagaacggcacagtatgagactATCAAGCGACaccatagcttcaccaaaaatctggtgtggtacactcacacaactctccttgctcattgatctataagcctcattaacgacgataatttaggggaataacattatgccgattggcggctaaataattgaaactacgattatactattgttattgtgttcagagtacattttcctttgtttgaattatgaaattttttaaaagttgtcaaaacagctgttctaaaaataaaatatcgacatgtgttcttttgaataaactgctctacctacctacctcacgcacgagaaggaggttacaaagtaaatttctcaaggatggggtggaccccctgttaatttcccagggaggagactcatgccagttaatagagcatatatatatatatatatatatatatatatatatatatatatatatatatatatatatataaataactatacagggtatgaatttgaaaaaatcggtcaagtcatttatgagaaaatcgtgatagaaatttaacaaaattcattcttctcaggaatattacggagctcctgcaattttcccagaaatgagactcatgtcagttgatagggtttataaatagctatctagggtataaatttgaagaaaatcgttagagccgttttcgagaaaaccgtgaaaaacatggttttttagccactatccgccattttgaattgaattttattgaatttctcattgttggatcctcatggtataaggaccttaagtttaaaatttcaagtcaatcggttaattaggaatggaattatcgtgttcacagacacacacacacagaccaacacccaaaaatcatgtttttggactcaggggaccttgaaacatatagaaaacatgaaattagggtaccttaaattttttttggaaagcaatactttccttacctatggtaatagggcaaggaaagtaaaaagtagtactaggactatcagcttaAGTAAAAACTGCATTCTAAACTGCAAATACTAAACATTCAAAactgcaacataaacgccctataccatgagatagtacacaatatattatatgtcctctattttattacaaaataattataaattcaatattataagcACGCATTATTGATGCAAATGTGTATTGATTTAAATCTTAGCTTCGCAAATTACCGATGAAGATTGTGCATACTTTCCCCCGGATATTGTCATGAAGAACTCATGTTTACTAACATTCATAGCTTTGTTGCACTCAATTCTCATGGTGTAGTAATGAGATTGATGATTGATCCTAGCATCAAATATTGCTGGTTTTAATACCTCCAGGAAGgtatattacaaataataagtATGGCTTGATGGAAAACAGTCCTGGAACCACCACATTCACCAGGTGTGCCTCAACATGTCTAGTCATTTACATTCTGTAGTAGCTGAAACACCAAGTCTACCATAACAGCCTTGTGATTGCATACTATAAATTCCTTCACATTCATTTGAAGGATGGGGTGCTCTTATGGGGGCATGTTCCTGCCGTCTAGGACATACTGCTTATGCAGAGAAGAGCACTGAGGTTGATGACTTTTGCGGGCCACATGGAGCAGCGCCGTCTACTTTTCAAAGGAGCATCTGCAGCTTGTCAAGAGAACCTCATAATCCAGTGAATCTGCAGGGTTTTGTCTTGAATTGCAAAATCAGCTGGAACAATCATATACACCAGGGGGAATCCCTGCTGTATATGGAATGTTCCATCTCTTCATAATCCAGTGAATTTTCTGGGTTTTGTCTTGAATGGCAAACTCAGCTGGAACAATCATATACAGCAGGTAACCAGCCGACTCTCCCGCATCTTCCTGCTACTCAAGATGAAGGATGTCCTAAGGTTGCAAAAGAAGGCTGAGAGATTGCATCATAACAGGCAGCGATCATCTTGCCCACTGCAAGCCCATCTTTGCTCACCATGGTGTACTGACGGTCGTCAGCCGttacatcctcctgtgcttgGTTTATGTCAAGAGGATACAGAATACTCTGGCTGCCCGTAGAGACATCCACCTCCACAACACCAGGCTGTTGGATTTCTCCAGATCGCCTCCACCGATCACAGGCCAGGATTTCTTTCCTGAAATTCCTTTCCTGAACAAGCAGCCTCCTGGTGTGAAGCAGTTGGATGAGACCACCTTGAAGAGAACCATCAGGAAGCTGGTTTCTGACAAGGTATATTATAATGTGACTGAATTTATGAGtaatgatttgaattttataaaaagtagTCACTGTTTAAAGCTGCTATCTGAATAtttaatgtgtgtgtgtgggggggTAATTAcgtgtattgaaattgaattttgtgaCGCCTTTGATCCCACAAGTATAGGTAATGGATGGAGCCGAAGTTATTGCAATTGGCATTTTTACAGTTTACAATCAGTACATTCTAATTTCATTGCTTTATGCCAAGAAAACCCAAGAGCAGCTGTCAAAAAGGAGTGACATAAGCAAACACAACATTCGCTATGCTGCCAGGCTGGAGATGCCTTGATGCAGACTGGCGGGGACCCAGGGCACTAGCTTCACACTCGGGCCATAAGATTCTTCATCACTTTACCAAGAGGAGTGAAAgacattcaataaacaaaattcaGCTCAACAATAAGGAAGATATTGCTAAGTAGGCTACTGTAATTGCTGCAGGGTTTGGAATTTAGATGAGGAGTCGTTTTTTGTCATTCCAGCGCCTTCACATCCCAGATGAATCCTTAGACCAGTAGTCCTGGAACTGGTCTATAACTGTCTAAGGATGAAGGTTCTGTCTAACTGTCTAAGGATGACTGGTTCTACAACTGGTCTAAGGATGAATGATTTGGTACCAAATGATACTGCCGATCTGGAAACCCCTGTCCTTGGGATAACATTAACTctaataattaacaattaattgaaaaaaacgtGATATTTGACTACATTTTATATTATCAGTACCGTACTACATCTCACCAGATGGGGTACTAAATACTGATGTTTTATTCACCTAATGTCCAGTATTTACTTGAAAAACAACAAGTAAAAGTAGttactaatttttatttacatcacCCCTTGTGTCAAATTAATTGTTTTTAGTAAGTACGGTATGCTATAAAATCAAAGATAAGAATATCACCTCAAAAAACACGACATCATTGGTCAAGTGTTGCTGAAATTCTTCTAAATATGTTTTAAAATGCAAATCCATTTCGGCGTTTTAAATAGACTACAAATAACAACTACTGTAACtcacaacatttttttctttctcgtgAACACAAACCTAACCTAATTTTTAGAACTGAAAAAATTTCTGCGCATGTGCAGTGTGCAGATCGCTTGCATAAATGACAGCACCACATTCTCGTCAAGCTGCTTGCCAAGCCGCGTGATTACAGTgtttatctatagtgaggtccacgttataatggcagtggataaagatggaAAAATAGCGGTGCCGactctctgcattaattaattatatttctacactgtcaaaaacataattggcatcgttgtggacctagaaaaggatagaaccaccggctttgtcgaatgatagacaaggatagcaaaaccaaagtagatcaaatactgtcattattacGTGATCCTCACTATACAATAGGCATCACGACAAACTGTTaccgttcttcttcttcacgtgCCTGCTCCGTTTCGGATGTTGGCGATCATAATGGCTATCCTGATTTTGTTGACGGCGCTACGGAACAGCTCTGCAGATGACTGGTGAAACCATAGCCTCAGATTTGCCAGCCATGAAATTCTCGTGCCAGGTCCCCTTTTTCCGTTGATTTTTCCTTGAAGGATCTCTTGCAAAAGTTTGTATCTTGAGCTATTCCTCATAATGTGGCCGAGGTATTGCagttttctacttttaatggtattcaggagctccggttctttattcattctcctGAAAACCTCTTGATTAGTAACTTTTTGCGTGTAGGATATTTTCAGCATTCTTCTGTACAGCCAGAGTTCAAGCTTTAATCTTTACCATTGTTTCTTTTGTGAGGGTCCATGCTTCTACCCCATACAACAGAACGGAGAACACATAGCAACGAAATAGTCTCAATTTGGTTGATAGAGTAAGTTAATTGTTACCGTTCactcaattaaattaattacaatcatGTTTATGCTCTCCATTAGACAAGAGAATAATTTGTTTAtcctacaaaaatatttttttcaaaatatgatataattccACATTTAATGATATTTCCAAATAgcagaatagaaaaaaaacaatgaatgcATCAATATACAATTTCATCAAATACTATAACATTTTCCTTATTCACAAAATACTCATCAATGGATTTGCTTTCGGAATCATCCAAGAATGATCAAATTTTACGACGGAGAATCATCTATTGATTTCTTTACTACGTTCGGGTACAGTGCGCTAAGAGAAGGTCTCTTTCCATCATCGTTTGAGTGGATTTATAACCTTTGAATCATcgataaaattgtttaatttttttccaaaaataacaaatttctgGTTGTTCCAATATCTAtctagttttattttatttcaaaaacattcaTTTTTCACCTGGAGCAAGCACTCTAGATTAATAAAGTCGTTGATACGTTTGTTGTGAAGGCCATGGAAATGGCTACTGAAGGGAGTCAATACGATCATGTTATTGTACGcaatttaaagatttattaATGAACAATGTTTAATATTTATTCGCGTTTTTgttctattaaaatttaatgACAATGTATTTCTTAAATAGTTTATTCTCAATTTCGGTTGATTGGTGTCGGAGTGCGGTGTAGTGGAGTGTAGTTTAACATGGCTGAAAAATCGCAGAAAACATCA comes from the Nilaparvata lugens isolate BPH chromosome 1, ASM1435652v1, whole genome shotgun sequence genome and includes:
- the LOC111049228 gene encoding translin — encoded protein: MDLHFKTYLEEFQQHLTNDVVFFENIKSEVKLLEVYTASMSNSMNEIYSGEGLKNIPLYCARARENLPLIQKSFENIKKAFPEEDFFKFNHAWKTHTSQIAEWVLLIVFLERGDLCLKKEFSEIIGVENESQLGFHITLEEYLFGYLSMISDLVSIFSYSLILSMNVYPNLFSFQIVILKMYRM